gttaactttatgatctctcaaattacttcatgattggctcgtttgtacgatttttattactcacttgttgtgaaggatcgttaaactcactcgttcgtttcgctcactcgttcgtttacgcgatccttcacaactcgtgaataaaaatcgtacgcactcacctaccATCAAGTAATCTATATATccacgatggcaataaggttaggcttttcaattgagtttttttttcatataattatcttcctATGCTTTTTATCAGGATTCTcaaacaaatccttatatttttgtcggccatgctcacactgagcttgtgGCGCCTGTgcagaaacttgtggtctattgctgtttatataataacccaagttattcacggattttgactggttcttgcctatgatctattagaggacagacgcacgattgacgtcaccatcagctttcatgcgaataaagtttaattctttgttatataaaacaaatagattccatgtagccgtgggtctgttcagtaatagatcacagaagacgtcaaaatgtggtaagaacatcagtgacacactcgctatcgcctcgtgtgccacttttttgttcttaccacattttgacgtcatctgtgatctattactgaacagacgcacggcaacatggaatctatttgttaactgCTAATCATTACCGCTGACCGCAACAACACACTGTTGGAAGCGATTAAAATGGCAGGagataatttcaaataaatttatttgagAACATTGACGACATCTATTGACCCTCGAGTTACATGTTATCACGTTTGCTCGATGACCACGCGCTAAGGAAACGTAGAACAGCATATCGTGAGCACGTACCATTTATGACACCTGAGCTACTCGAGGCAATTAGGAAACGCAAAAATTAAAGCGCTATTACAAGAAGTCTAAGTGCCGGCTAGATTGGGACAGATACAAGCGTAAGGCTGTATATAACTATTTTCGCACCATCGCCGCAAATGCCAAAGGCAATGCAACCCTAAGAAATTTTGGCAAATGGTCAAGCCTTTCATGCACTCAAAGAAAAACTCCCCATGAGGGGACGCAGCGGAACTTTACTGTAAGTATCGCATTACGCAGAGAATTTTTCTTGTGGTTAGTGAAGGCGTCATAATCTGTGATACTCTGACATTCATCTGTCAACTGTCGTGTCTGTGGCGTCTGgaaaaagtttttctttaatCTGCTGTTGTACAACATAATTTTGTATTTCACCTTAAAGCAATGGTTTTCTGTTTCACAAAGGACAAACGTTCTTTATTATACCTCGTGGTCTGACCAGAAGTCCAGAACGCAACGTTATGGCGCCGAGGAAGGGCTTTACTCCCTTCACTCGTGTCATCAATCCGGAGTTACTTTgtccggaaaaaaaaatggtatgTGCTAAGCAGGAGCATTTGTGCTATGAGCCCGAACCAGTTTTTAAAAGAAGCGTGGTAGTTACTGGTTTTCCAGAAGAGAATGGACTCATTGTGGCTTGCGGATGGCAGTCCGTATGACGGAAAAGCTTCTTCTGAACGCGAAACTGTAGCGTCATTGTTCGGATTGCTAGCGGTAATACTACGGCAAAATTTAGACAAAAGCACCCTTAGGGAGGATGGAACACTCAGTCAGTTAAAAAAGCTTGTCAACGCTATTGATTTTAGCCCTATTTCAAGCGACTGCGCTCGGGGAGCTACATGTAGTGATAGCGATCGTCCTCGAGCTGCGTGCCATTTGGCGATGCCTTCTACAGCAGTGCAAGATGCCggctgtgactaaaagtgggacggggacgtgggacttgggacgtggggactcggggacgtggggacgtggggacgtggggacgtggggtcGTGGGAatgtggggactcggggacgtggggacgtggggacgcggggactcggggactcggggaagtggggacgtggggacgtggggacgtgagGACGcagggactcggggactcggggactcggggactcggggacgtggggactcggggacgtggggactcggggacgtggggacgtggagaCTCGGGTACTCGGGACGGGTGAACTTGGGGATTTGGGGACGCGGCAACACATTTTCGAAgtatagaatttcagaaatgggacaacatcgccaagaaagttgaattgcttgtgttattttgcttttcaagtaccagctaaatacacagcgaaattcaaaaattggattctcgaaaagtcatttttgccacccgtcacagagctcgaatgtgaaacaaagcagaagacctaattgcccattgctgacactgcagctgaaatttcagcgttttttgttgttgttgttgctcagaaacttgagccttatgactcctctgtaactgaagtttaaataccgtgccaatgtccttgttggcggcattgtgactgcatctttcctggcgcttgttcaatttgttacctttgattCGGGTTGTCACCGTTGATGTTGTCGAAAATGTTCGTCATCAGAGGGCCAGAAGCCCcccaggagggggaggggggtactgctatatatgagctatataggtatgtgccgctgtgaagggtatggttttcaagcagtttgctCTAGGATAAGAtacataaatcagagcgtttgtttctagaattggatataatttttcacggaactgaacagttggttgaagattttatctagactaaagaaagttgataaaaccaaatttttgtatactacttctccaccgaaacagcaccacagtttctttagaaactaccgccttcaagtataaataaatcattttttgagagagaaacgattgtggtataggttttgctttggctagactgtgctagtgacctcagtagtttctgaaaaacagttactctaggatagggagggtttggggagtttactctggtgcggggtagcaaaattcacctGAACCAGCTCTGgtttaggctaagggttccaaggtcctagcggcacatcccccacccagaaattcctaaagtaccgtcCCCGGGCCAGAAGCTAAATAACGCTTCTGtgtgttaaggcttgaccaagcgaataagttggcatatttttgttttacgaggaaacatttatccaatcgacgttaACTTGAAATCTGCATACTTTGCTTTCTActccctctttcatctgaaatgtgtcacgtgatttttaacggctaaaaacaattgaaatattttatcggaaaagaggatggaaaagtcatcttatatcaaGATACCTTGCTGTAGTACTCCTACCGAGGCTTTATCACTCTGCCTTTTAATCATATGCCCATCTTAATGGCAAcggtaaatcaaaattaaaagaaaaaaaaaggtcaaatcacatagaggtcacaataaaaatgaacgaTGTCACATTGATAGGTATAATTATACGTTAATggtagttttaagcagtttcaagcaaaattttgtcggaattttttagggtaaacgttcccccaatctcaaaaacaagcgttatgacgtcttcagtcaagaaatgtgacgtgaCAGACAACTACGtacgagtgaaatgcataatttaaaataaaaaggttaggatgcagaaagtggaagtacttttaaatgttcaagcctcgatatacttagggaattgtaaaatgatctgagaaatggtcataccaacgtttcgttcatgttgcctatgtcaaataaggacttaatgcaaaaaaaaaaattgtcccttcgttttacctaaattactccactatgtaacttgatagtagtataatgaaagtcacctttttatgaagacgagtaataaactatactatatatatttactagacctctgtttcacatcatacaaacgaggaacttaaaccggggtacaacgcagttacgatcaacagacgaagattttgtgaaatatgatgaaaagttaaacaaatggtaaaaatgcgtccccacgtccccgagtccccacgtccccacgtccccacgtccccacgtccccgagtccccacgtccccgagtccccgagtccccgcgtccccacgtccccgagtccccacgtccccgagtccccacgtccccgagtccccacgtcccaagtcccacgtcccagtcccacgtccccgtcccacttttagtaGAGACCTTAAGATTTAGGACGGTGTCGACACAGGACGGCAAGCGGAAGTTAAATTGACAAAATTTCTCGTGCTGCGCATGTGCGAATTGATAATTACCACCGTCCTCCATCTGACGACAACGGGAAAACGTGGTCTTTGGCGTTGTACAGAGAACGGGAGGTTTTTTCACCGCTTTAGGTACGTTTTCGCATTTCATATCGTTGTTTTATTGTCAAAGAATATTTAgatgttttttttatgttgctCAGGTAACAAATTGCAAATTATTTTAGGTAGGATCGATGGAGTGGAGCGATGAGCATGACGTGTTGCTTTGCAGAGAAATCCTCACCACCGAGCCTTTTAAAGCAAAACGTCGAACCCCTCAACGAGGACAGCTGTGGCAGAGCGTGGCAGATCATCTTAATTGTATCCCTGAACCGAAGTTTAAAGTCTCAAAAAGAGCTGTCCGTGAGCGCTTTACATTGCTtgcagaaaaatttaaaaagaagatGAAAGCCGAAGAAAAAGCATCGGGAATAGATACAGAGATGAGTGAATTAGATGTTTTACTTGAGGAGATTgtggaaaaagaagaagagttTGATAAAGATCAGTCCGAGCACAAGGCAAAAGAAGACCAAAGTAAAGCTGAAGCGTACGATATGAGGCTAAAGGCGATGGAAAGCTTAAAAGAGAGTAAGAAAAGAAGGTCTGAAGAAGATGAAAAGCAGTTGCCTAAGAAGAAAAGAGGCTCAGAAGCGCTGGATTATCTGAGAGAAAAAATGGATGGTGATAAATACCTGAGGGAGAAAGAATTTGAGATTAAAGTGAAAGAGCAGGAGAGAGATGAACAACGGCAAAAGTTGGCGGAAGATCAACACAAAGACATGATGGCAATGATGAATCGACAACAACAAGAAATGCAACAAATGCAAATGAGGTTTttcgaacaacaacaacagcaaaacaaCCTACAGTTAGTTGCCCAATAACCGGACACTTTTTGCAAAACTGTAATATCTTACCTCACCGCAGCACTAACGAGCTGAAATTTAGCCACAATGTAGCTTCCACTGCTGGTAAGTAGGGCGTGAAGTTTCATCGCCTGAAGCCCTTTGATGTCTTTGTAATTATGGAAAGCGTAGGTCAAATTCGGTGCCCTAAT
The genomic region above belongs to Montipora capricornis isolate CH-2021 chromosome 5, ASM3666992v2, whole genome shotgun sequence and contains:
- the LOC138048922 gene encoding golgin subfamily A member 6-like protein 22, which codes for MEWSDEHDVLLCREILTTEPFKAKRRTPQRGQLWQSVADHLNCIPEPKFKVSKRAVRERFTLLAEKFKKKMKAEEKASGIDTEMSELDVLLEEIVEKEEEFDKDQSEHKAKEDQSKAEAYDMRLKAMESLKESKKRRSEEDEKQLPKKKRGSEALDYLREKMDGDKYLREKEFEIKVKEQERDEQRQKLAEDQHKDMMAMMNRQQQEMQQMQMRFFEQQQQQNNLQLVAQ